A single window of Halobacillus naozhouensis DNA harbors:
- a CDS encoding TetR/AcrR family transcriptional regulator, producing MPKQTFYNLKGEKRQALLDAAKKEFSRVSFYDASISNIVKTAKIPRGSFYQYFEDKEDIFFYLLNEDAKRRHEHFITFLKKYDGDIFATMIAIFQVSLEYSQDQGKNDFIRNAFLNMNYKIENTFAKFLTDETVNNRYEEIFQLVSTKKLNVSSEEELFHLLEIIVAVTFHNLVQSYAKELPIEKAIENYTAELNLLKKGLLR from the coding sequence ATGCCCAAACAGACGTTTTATAATTTAAAAGGGGAAAAGAGGCAAGCTCTACTAGATGCAGCAAAAAAAGAATTTTCAAGAGTCTCATTTTACGATGCCTCTATTTCTAATATCGTGAAAACGGCCAAGATTCCAAGAGGAAGTTTTTATCAATATTTTGAAGATAAAGAGGACATCTTTTTTTATTTGTTAAATGAAGATGCGAAAAGAAGACATGAGCATTTTATTACGTTTCTAAAGAAATATGATGGAGATATATTTGCTACGATGATTGCGATATTTCAAGTTTCCCTCGAGTATTCTCAAGATCAAGGTAAAAATGATTTTATAAGAAATGCCTTTTTGAATATGAATTATAAAATTGAAAATACATTTGCTAAGTTTCTTACGGATGAAACAGTTAATAATAGGTATGAAGAAATCTTTCAATTAGTAAGTACTAAAAAGTTAAATGTTTCAAGTGAAGAGGAATTATTTCATCTTCTCGAAATTATCGTAGCCGTGACTTTTCATAATCTTGTGCAAAGCTATGCAAAAGAGTTACCTATTGAGAAAGCTATCGAAAACTATACAGCTGAATTAAATTTACTTAAAAAAGGACTTTTAAGGTAA